A genome region from Neisseria meningitidis includes the following:
- the mraZ gene encoding division/cell wall cluster transcriptional repressor MraZ, with protein MFGGAHELSIDSKGRLAVPAKFRDILSRLYTPAVVVTLESKYKLLMYPVAEWEKVAAQLLNLKVADNPVLRRFQNLLLHNAEILEWDSAGRVLLPAGLRKRVDFDREVVLVGRANRLELWGREQWEAEMVQALDDDPDELAFQLSQTDLQL; from the coding sequence ATGTTCGGCGGCGCACACGAATTAAGCATCGACAGTAAGGGGCGGTTGGCTGTTCCTGCCAAATTCCGTGACATTCTGTCGCGCCTCTATACGCCTGCCGTAGTGGTAACGCTCGAGTCGAAATACAAGCTGTTGATGTACCCTGTTGCGGAGTGGGAAAAGGTTGCGGCGCAACTTTTAAACTTAAAAGTGGCGGATAACCCTGTTTTGCGGCGGTTTCAAAATCTTTTGCTGCATAACGCGGAAATTTTGGAATGGGACAGCGCCGGCCGGGTGCTGCTTCCTGCCGGACTGAGGAAGAGGGTGGATTTCGACCGTGAAGTCGTTTTGGTCGGTCGTGCCAACCGTTTGGAGCTTTGGGGTCGCGAGCAGTGGGAGGCTGAGATGGTTCAGGCTTTGGATGACGATCCTGACGAACTTGCCTTCCAGTTGAGTCAGACGGATTTGCAATTGTGA
- a CDS encoding class I SAM-dependent methyltransferase: MTAPVPTCNMSGNPINLHKLTLIMPLPLPSPEARQFSLKLQTLIAEKIGKHGNWIPFSRFMELVLYAPQYGYYTGGSHKIGNTGDFITAPTLTSLFAQTLARQLQELLSQTAGNIYEFGAGTGQLAADLLGSISDGISRYYIIEISPELAARQKNLIQARAPEASQKVVHLTALPEAFDGIIIGNEVLDAMPVEIVRKNEGGSFEHVGVCLDNDRFTYSARPLHDLQLSALASLYFPQTDYPYTSELHPQQYAFIRTLASRLEHGCMIFIDYGFDAAQYYHPQRNQGTLIGHYRHHVIHNPFDFIGLADLTAHVNFTDIAQAGTDAGLDLIGYLPQSHFLLNLGITELLAQTGKTNSAAYIREAAAVQKLIDQHEMGELFKVIAFGKNIGIDWAGFSFGDICHKL; the protein is encoded by the coding sequence ATGACAGCACCCGTACCAACGTGTAATATGTCGGGAAATCCAATAAATTTACACAAGCTAACACTTATCATGCCCCTCCCCCTCCCCTCTCCCGAAGCACGGCAATTCTCGCTCAAACTGCAAACCCTCATTGCCGAAAAAATCGGCAAACACGGCAACTGGATTCCATTTTCACGTTTTATGGAATTGGTTTTATACGCTCCGCAATACGGCTACTACACCGGCGGCAGCCATAAAATCGGCAATACCGGGGATTTTATTACCGCACCGACCCTCACCTCTCTGTTTGCACAGACACTGGCACGCCAACTTCAAGAACTTCTATCCCAAACGGCGGGCAATATCTATGAATTCGGCGCGGGAACCGGACAGCTTGCCGCCGATTTGTTGGGCAGCATTTCGGACGGCATCAGCCGTTACTATATTATTGAAATATCGCCGGAGCTGGCAGCACGTCAGAAAAACCTGATTCAAGCACGCGCACCGGAAGCATCTCAAAAAGTTGTCCACTTGACCGCACTTCCCGAAGCGTTTGACGGCATCATCATCGGCAACGAAGTACTCGATGCCATGCCTGTCGAAATCGTCCGTAAAAATGAAGGCGGCTCATTCGAGCATGTCGGCGTTTGCCTAGATAATGACCGTTTTACCTATTCGGCACGACCGCTGCACGACTTACAGCTATCTGCCTTGGCTTCCCTCTATTTTCCTCAAACAGATTATCCCTACACCAGCGAACTACATCCGCAACAATATGCCTTTATCCGCACCCTTGCCTCAAGACTCGAACACGGCTGCATGATATTCATCGACTACGGTTTTGATGCAGCGCAGTATTACCACCCGCAACGCAATCAAGGTACTCTAATCGGACACTACCGACATCACGTTATCCACAATCCTTTTGACTTCATCGGATTGGCCGACCTGACCGCGCATGTCAACTTTACCGACATTGCCCAAGCCGGGACGGATGCCGGATTAGATTTGATAGGTTACCTTCCCCAATCCCATTTCTTATTGAACCTGGGCATTACCGAGCTATTGGCACAGACGGGGAAAACGAATTCGGCAGCCTATATCCGTGAAGCTGCTGCCGTTCAGAAACTGATTGACCAGCACGAAATGGGCGAACTGTTTAAAGTCATCGCATTCGGAAAAAATATCGGCATCGACTGGGCAGGATTCAGCTTCGGCGACATCTGCCACAAACTCTAA
- the rsmH gene encoding 16S rRNA (cytosine(1402)-N(4))-methyltransferase RsmH has product MSGAESYRHITVLLNEAVDALAVREDGVYVDGTFGRGGHSRLILSRLGDAGRLIVFDKDPQAIAVAEELARSDKRVGVVHGGFASFQTALDGLGIGKVDGALFDLGISSPQIDDGSRGFSFRFDAPLDMRMDTTRGMSAAEWIAVASEQDLHEVIKNYGEERFSRQIARAIVAQRAESPIDTTRKLAQIVAQNVRTRERGQDPATRTFQAIRIFINRELEEVGAVLPQVMCRLKEGGRLAVIAFHSLEDRIVKQFVKKYSQHAPLPRWAAVREADLPEPPLKIAGRALKPGEAEIAANPRARSAVLRVAERTAGPIPEQSQRKTSEWQ; this is encoded by the coding sequence GTGAGTGGAGCAGAAAGTTACCGGCATATCACGGTCTTGCTGAATGAGGCGGTGGATGCGCTTGCCGTGCGCGAAGACGGTGTCTATGTGGACGGTACGTTCGGCAGGGGAGGGCATTCCCGGCTGATTTTGTCGCGTTTGGGCGATGCGGGGCGGTTGATTGTTTTCGACAAAGACCCGCAGGCGATTGCTGTGGCAGAAGAGCTGGCGCGTTCGGACAAACGGGTCGGTGTCGTGCATGGCGGTTTTGCTTCGTTTCAGACGGCATTGGACGGTTTGGGTATCGGCAAGGTGGACGGTGCGCTGTTTGATTTGGGGATTTCGTCCCCGCAAATCGATGACGGCAGCCGCGGTTTCAGCTTCCGTTTCGATGCCCCTTTGGATATGCGTATGGATACGACGCGCGGTATGTCTGCCGCAGAGTGGATAGCGGTTGCGTCGGAACAGGATTTGCACGAGGTAATCAAGAATTATGGTGAAGAGCGGTTTAGCCGCCAGATTGCGCGCGCCATTGTTGCGCAACGGGCGGAAAGTCCAATCGATACAACCCGCAAGCTGGCGCAGATCGTGGCACAAAACGTCCGTACTCGCGAGCGGGGGCAGGATCCTGCGACGCGCACCTTCCAGGCAATCCGCATCTTTATTAACCGCGAGCTTGAAGAAGTAGGGGCAGTATTGCCGCAGGTCATGTGTCGTCTGAAAGAGGGCGGACGTTTGGCGGTCATTGCTTTCCATTCGTTGGAAGACCGCATTGTGAAGCAGTTTGTCAAAAAATATTCGCAACACGCGCCCCTGCCGCGCTGGGCGGCGGTCAGGGAAGCGGATTTGCCCGAGCCGCCCCTGAAAATCGCGGGCAGGGCATTAAAGCCGGGTGAGGCGGAAATTGCCGCCAATCCGAGGGCGAGAAGTGCGGTTTTGCGTGTGGCGGAGCGGACTGCCGGTCCGATACCGGAACAATCACAGAGAAAAACGTCTGAATGGCAATGA
- the ftsL gene encoding cell division protein FtsL: MNKLNFLLLLAVCVSAFSVVMQQNQYRLNFTALDKAKKQEIALEQDYAQMRLQQARLANHEAIRAAAEKQNLHPPVSGNTFMVEHQR, from the coding sequence ATGAACAAATTGAATTTCCTTCTGCTGCTTGCGGTGTGCGTTTCCGCTTTTTCCGTTGTGATGCAGCAAAACCAGTACAGGCTCAACTTCACAGCTTTGGATAAGGCGAAAAAACAGGAAATCGCCTTGGAGCAGGATTATGCGCAAATGAGGCTGCAACAGGCGCGTTTGGCGAACCACGAAGCGATCAGGGCGGCGGCAGAAAAACAAAACCTCCATCCGCCGGTTTCGGGCAATACCTTTATGGTGGAGCATCAAAGATAG
- the ftsN gene encoding cell division protein FtsN, producing MNKFSQSGKGLSGFFFGLILATVIIAGILFYLNQSGQNAFKIPASSKQPAETEILKPKNQPKEDIQPEPADQNALSEPDAAKEAEQSDAEKAADKQPVADKADEVEEKADEPEREKSDGQAVRKKALTEEREQTVGEKAQKKDAETVKKQAVKPSKETEKKASKEEKKAEKEKVAPKPTPEQILNSGSIEKARSAAAKEVQKMKTPDKAEATHYLQMGAYADRRSAEGQRAKLAILGISSKVVGYQAGHKTLYRVQSGNMSADAVKKMQDELKKHEVASLIRSIESK from the coding sequence ATGAACAAATTTTCCCAATCCGGAAAAGGTCTGTCCGGTTTTTTCTTCGGTTTGATACTGGCGACGGTCATTATTGCCGGTATTTTGTTTTATCTGAACCAAAGCGGTCAAAATGCGTTCAAAATCCCGGCTTCGTCGAAGCAGCCTGCAGAAACGGAAATCCTGAAACCGAAAAACCAGCCTAAGGAAGACATCCAACCTGAACCGGCCGATCAAAACGCCTTGTCCGAACCGGATGCTGCGAAAGAGGCAGAGCAGTCGGATGCGGAAAAAGCTGCCGACAAGCAGCCCGTTGCCGACAAAGCCGACGAGGTTGAGGAAAAGGCGGACGAGCCGGAGCGGGAAAAGTCGGACGGACAGGCAGTGCGCAAGAAAGCACTGACGGAAGAGCGTGAACAAACCGTCGGGGAAAAAGCGCAGAAGAAAGATGCCGAAACGGTTAAAAAACAAGCGGTAAAACCGTCTAAAGAAACAGAGAAAAAAGCTTCAAAAGAAGAGAAAAAGGCGGAAAAGGAAAAAGTTGCACCCAAACCGACCCCGGAACAAATCCTCAACAGCGGCAGCATCGAAAAAGCGCGCAGTGCCGCTGCCAAAGAAGTGCAGAAAATGAAAACGCCCGACAAGGCGGAAGCAACGCATTATCTGCAAATGGGCGCGTATGCCGACCGCCGGAGCGCGGAAGGACAGCGTGCCAAACTGGCAATCTTGGGCATATCTTCCAAGGTGGTCGGTTATCAGGCGGGACATAAAACGCTTTACCGGGTGCAAAGCGGCAATATGTCTGCCGATGCGGTGAAAAAAATGCAGGACGAGTTGAAAAAACATGAAGTCGCCAGCCTGATCCGTTCTATCGAAAGCAAATAA
- a CDS encoding thiol:disulfide interchange protein DsbA/DsbL, translated as MKLKHLLPLLLSAVLSAQAYALTEREDYLVLDKPIPQEQSGKIEVLEFFGYFCVHCHHFDPLLLKLGKALPSDAYLRTEHVVWQPEMLGLARMAAAVNLSGLKYQANPAVFKAVYEQKIRLENRSVAGKWALSQKGFDGKKLMRAYDSPEAAAAALKMQKLTEQYGIDSTPTVIVGGKYRVIFNNGFDGGVHTIKELVAKVREERKRQTPAVQK; from the coding sequence ATGAAGCTCAAACATCTGTTGCCGCTGCTGCTGTCGGCAGTGTTGTCCGCGCAGGCATATGCCCTGACGGAAAGGGAAGACTATCTTGTGTTGGATAAACCCATTCCTCAAGAACAGTCGGGCAAAATTGAGGTTTTGGAATTTTTCGGCTATTTCTGCGTACATTGCCATCATTTCGATCCTTTGTTATTGAAATTGGGCAAGGCATTGCCGTCTGATGCCTATTTGAGGACGGAGCACGTGGTCTGGCAGCCTGAAATGCTCGGTCTGGCCAGGATGGCGGCTGCCGTCAATTTGTCGGGTTTGAAATATCAGGCAAACCCTGCTGTGTTTAAAGCAGTTTACGAACAAAAAATCCGCTTGGAAAACAGGTCGGTTGCCGGAAAGTGGGCTTTGTCTCAAAAAGGCTTTGACGGCAAAAAACTGATGCGCGCCTATGATTCTCCCGAAGCTGCCGCCGCCGCATTAAAAATGCAGAAACTGACGGAACAATACGGTATTGACAGCACGCCGACCGTTATTGTCGGCGGAAAATACCGCGTTATCTTCAATAACGGCTTTGACGGCGGCGTTCATACGATTAAAGAATTGGTTGCCAAAGTCAGGGAAGAACGCAAGCGTCAGACCCCTGCTGTACAGAAATAG
- a CDS encoding undecaprenyl-diphosphate phosphatase, whose product MDFLIVLKALMMGLVEGFTEFLPISSTGHLIVFGNLIGFHSNHKVFEIAIQLGAVLAVVFEYRQRFSNVLHGVGKDRKANRFVLNLAIAFIPAAVMGLLFGKQIKEYLFNPLSVAVMLVLGGFFILWVEKRQSRAEPKIADVDALRPIDALMIGVAQVFALIPGTSRSGSTIMGGMLWGIERKTATEFSFFLAVPMMVAATAYDVLKHYRFFTLHDVGLILIGFVAAFVSGLVAVKALLRFVSKKNYIPFAYYRIVFGIAIIILWLSGWISWE is encoded by the coding sequence ATGGATTTTCTGATTGTCCTGAAAGCCCTGATGATGGGCTTGGTAGAAGGTTTTACCGAATTTTTACCGATTTCCAGCACCGGGCATTTGATTGTGTTCGGCAATCTGATTGGTTTTCACAGCAATCACAAGGTTTTTGAAATTGCCATCCAGCTCGGTGCGGTTTTGGCGGTAGTGTTTGAATACCGGCAACGTTTCAGCAATGTGTTGCATGGCGTGGGAAAAGACCGGAAAGCCAACCGCTTCGTCCTCAATCTTGCCATTGCTTTTATACCTGCCGCCGTGATGGGGCTGTTGTTCGGCAAACAAATCAAAGAGTATCTGTTTAACCCCTTGAGTGTTGCAGTCATGCTGGTTTTGGGCGGTTTTTTTATTTTGTGGGTGGAGAAACGCCAAAGCCGAGCAGAGCCTAAAATTGCCGATGTTGATGCATTGCGTCCGATTGATGCCTTGATGATCGGCGTTGCCCAAGTGTTTGCACTGATTCCGGGTACGTCCCGTTCGGGCAGTACGATTATGGGCGGGATGCTTTGGGGAATCGAACGGAAAACTGCGACAGAATTCTCGTTTTTCTTGGCTGTGCCGATGATGGTTGCCGCAACGGCTTATGATGTCCTGAAGCATTACCGGTTTTTCACCCTGCATGATGTCGGTTTGATTTTGATTGGCTTTGTTGCTGCCTTTGTTTCAGGCTTGGTAGCGGTAAAAGCGTTGCTGAGGTTTGTTTCCAAGAAAAATTATATTCCTTTTGCCTATTACCGCATTGTTTTTGGTATTGCCATCATTATATTGTGGCTGTCAGGCTGGATAAGTTGGGAATGA